A stretch of Mesorhizobium sp. M2A.F.Ca.ET.046.03.2.1 DNA encodes these proteins:
- a CDS encoding UDP-N-acetylmuramoylalanyl-D-glutamyl-2,6-diaminopimelate--D-alanyl-D-alanine ligase — translation MNLLWTSEALVEAMEGRPIGSLPEGITGISIDSRSLEPGNAFFAIKGEAMDGHDFATAAVKAGAAVLVVAEGKLPSLGRLTAPMIVVQDVLAALEKLGVAARARSKARIIAVTGSAGKTTTKEALRHVLSAVGKVHASAQSFNNHWGVPLTLARMPQDCDFAIFEIGMNHSGEIRPLVRMVRPHVAIVTMIAAAHLGFFKNLDEIARAKAEIFEGLEPDGAALLNRDDQRWKLLEKMAKEAGVEHVFGFGENARSTFRLTGCELYADHSDITAKIGKQDVAARVGAPGRHMVQNVLAVLGAAKLVGADLDKVAAALADLSPERGRGRRHVLRHPNGPITLIDESYNANPASMAAAMALLNATPVSGEGRRIAVLGDMLELGGHSAKLHAALAELIVGTGTRNVFLGGPEMQALAEVLPADVQTEHRAGVEELKPIVIAALRPGDVVMVKSSKGIGFSKLVEALLGKFPAEATNIEPT, via the coding sequence ATGAACCTGCTGTGGACGTCGGAAGCGCTGGTCGAAGCCATGGAAGGCAGGCCCATCGGCTCGCTGCCGGAGGGCATCACCGGTATTTCGATCGACAGCCGCAGCCTGGAGCCGGGAAACGCCTTCTTCGCCATCAAGGGCGAGGCGATGGACGGCCATGATTTCGCGACAGCCGCGGTCAAGGCCGGAGCGGCCGTGCTGGTCGTCGCCGAGGGCAAGCTGCCCTCGCTCGGCCGGCTGACGGCGCCGATGATCGTCGTGCAGGACGTGCTTGCGGCCCTTGAGAAGCTCGGTGTGGCGGCCCGCGCCCGCTCGAAGGCCCGGATCATCGCGGTCACCGGCTCGGCCGGCAAGACAACCACCAAAGAAGCGCTGCGCCATGTGCTGTCGGCGGTCGGCAAGGTGCACGCCTCGGCGCAGTCGTTCAACAATCATTGGGGCGTGCCGCTGACGCTGGCGCGTATGCCGCAGGACTGCGACTTCGCGATCTTCGAGATCGGCATGAACCATTCCGGCGAGATCAGGCCGCTGGTCAGGATGGTCAGGCCGCATGTCGCCATCGTGACGATGATTGCCGCCGCCCATCTCGGCTTCTTCAAGAATCTGGACGAGATCGCCAGGGCGAAGGCGGAGATCTTCGAGGGCTTGGAGCCCGACGGCGCCGCGCTGCTCAATCGTGACGACCAGCGCTGGAAGCTGCTTGAGAAGATGGCGAAGGAGGCCGGCGTCGAGCACGTCTTCGGCTTCGGCGAGAATGCCCGTTCAACCTTCCGGCTGACCGGCTGCGAGCTCTACGCCGATCACTCAGACATCACCGCCAAAATCGGCAAGCAGGATGTTGCAGCGCGTGTCGGGGCTCCCGGTCGCCACATGGTGCAGAATGTATTGGCCGTGCTGGGTGCTGCCAAGCTCGTCGGCGCCGATCTCGACAAGGTTGCGGCGGCGCTTGCCGACCTGTCGCCCGAACGCGGGCGTGGCCGGCGCCATGTCCTGCGCCATCCAAATGGACCGATCACGCTGATCGACGAGAGCTACAACGCCAATCCGGCGTCGATGGCGGCGGCGATGGCGCTGCTCAACGCTACGCCCGTCTCGGGGGAGGGCCGGCGCATCGCGGTGCTGGGTGACATGCTGGAGCTTGGCGGCCATTCGGCGAAGCTCCATGCGGCGCTGGCCGAACTGATCGTCGGCACAGGCACGCGCAATGTCTTTCTCGGCGGGCCGGAAATGCAGGCGCTGGCCGAGGTTTTGCCGGCCGATGTCCAGACCGAGCACCGGGCAGGCGTCGAGGAACTGAAGCCGATCGTGATCGCTGCGCTCAGGCCCGGCGACGTGGTGATGGTCAAATCGTCGAAAGGCATCGGCTTTTCAAAGCTGGTCGAGGCATTGCTCGGCAAATTTCCGGCGGAAGCCACAAACATTGAACCGACTTGA
- the mraY gene encoding phospho-N-acetylmuramoyl-pentapeptide-transferase: MFTLLVDFADKISFFNVFRYITFRTGGALITSALIVFIFGPTIINSLRLRQGKGQPIRADGPQTHFKKAGTPTMGGLMTLSGIIGSSLLWANLSSIYVWVVLLVTVGFGSIGFYDDYLKVTKQSHLGFSGKARLAIEFVIAAIAAWVIMHNGQAPFSSSLTFPFAKEFLINLGWFFVPFSCFVIVGAGNAVNLTDGLDGLAIVPIMIAAASFGVIAYLSGNAVFAEYLQIHFVPGTGELAVVLGAVIGAGLGFLWFNAPPAAIFMGDTGSLAMGGLIGTIAVATKHEIVLVIVGGLFVVEIFSVIIQVGYFKMTGKRVFLMAPIHHHFEKLGWTESQVVIRFWIIAVILALVGLSTLKLR; encoded by the coding sequence ATGTTCACACTGCTCGTCGATTTCGCGGACAAGATCTCGTTCTTCAACGTCTTCCGCTACATCACCTTCCGCACCGGCGGCGCGCTGATCACCTCGGCGCTGATCGTCTTCATCTTCGGGCCGACGATCATCAATTCGCTGCGCCTGCGGCAAGGCAAGGGCCAGCCGATCCGCGCCGACGGCCCGCAGACGCATTTCAAGAAGGCTGGAACACCGACCATGGGCGGGCTGATGACCCTGTCCGGCATCATCGGCTCGTCGCTCTTATGGGCGAATCTATCCTCGATCTATGTCTGGGTTGTGCTGCTGGTCACCGTCGGCTTCGGCTCGATCGGCTTCTACGACGACTATCTCAAGGTCACCAAGCAGTCGCATCTGGGCTTCTCCGGCAAGGCGAGGCTGGCGATCGAATTCGTCATCGCGGCCATCGCCGCCTGGGTGATCATGCATAATGGCCAGGCGCCTTTCTCGTCGTCCCTGACCTTCCCTTTCGCCAAGGAGTTCCTGATCAACCTCGGCTGGTTCTTCGTGCCGTTCTCCTGCTTCGTCATCGTCGGCGCCGGCAATGCGGTCAATCTGACCGACGGTCTCGACGGCCTGGCGATCGTGCCGATCATGATCGCGGCGGCGTCTTTCGGCGTCATCGCCTATCTCTCGGGCAACGCGGTCTTCGCCGAATATCTGCAGATCCATTTCGTTCCCGGCACCGGCGAGCTCGCCGTCGTGCTCGGCGCGGTGATCGGCGCCGGCCTCGGCTTCCTCTGGTTCAATGCCCCGCCGGCCGCGATCTTCATGGGCGACACCGGCTCGCTGGCGATGGGCGGCCTGATCGGCACCATCGCCGTCGCCACCAAGCACGAGATCGTGCTGGTCATTGTCGGCGGCCTGTTCGTGGTCGAGATCTTCTCGGTCATCATCCAGGTCGGCTATTTCAAGATGACCGGCAAGCGCGTCTTCCTGATGGCGCCGATCCATCACCATTTCGAAAAGCTCGGCTGGACCGAAAGCCAGGTGGTGATCCGCTTCTGGATCATCGCCGTCATCCTGGCGCTGGTCGGCCTCTCCACCCTCAAGCTCAGATAG
- the murD gene encoding UDP-N-acetylmuramoyl-L-alanine--D-glutamate ligase: protein MIPAASFSGKRVSLFGLGGSGIATAHALIAGGAEVLAWDDNPESVAKAAAAGIATGDLRAADWPRFAAFVLSPGVPLTHPKPHWTVELARGAGVEVIGDIELFCRERIARAPAAPFIAITGTNGKSTTTALTAHILKSAGRDTQMGGNIGRAIMTLDPPEPKRHYVVECSSYQIDLAPSINPTAGILLNLTPDHLDRHGTMAHYASIKERLVAGSDTAIVGVDDSWGAQIADRLERAGRQVTRISKRLPLTDGYFADGTNLMEAVHGRYSRVAFLEGIGSLRGQHNAQNALAAVVACLKVGLELGEIQAGLESFPGLAHRMEQVGRKGHVLFVNDSKATNADAAAPALSSFPSRIYWIAGGLPKEGGIEPLRGFFPRIAKAYLIGEAAPAFAATLGEAVPYEISGTLAAAVEHAAHDAASDAGGEAVVLLSPACASFDQFKNFEVRGEAFRQAATAIDGVKPIGGPL, encoded by the coding sequence TTGATCCCCGCCGCTTCCTTCTCAGGCAAACGCGTTTCGCTCTTCGGGCTCGGCGGCTCGGGGATTGCCACCGCGCATGCGCTGATCGCGGGCGGTGCCGAGGTGCTGGCCTGGGACGACAATCCTGAAAGTGTCGCCAAGGCAGCGGCCGCGGGCATCGCGACGGGCGATCTGCGCGCCGCCGATTGGCCGCGCTTCGCCGCCTTCGTGCTGTCGCCAGGGGTGCCGCTGACGCATCCGAAGCCGCATTGGACGGTGGAGCTGGCGCGCGGCGCCGGCGTCGAGGTGATCGGCGATATCGAGCTGTTCTGCCGCGAGCGCATCGCCCGCGCGCCGGCGGCACCCTTCATCGCGATCACCGGCACCAACGGCAAATCGACGACGACGGCGCTGACGGCGCATATATTGAAGTCGGCGGGACGCGACACGCAGATGGGCGGTAATATCGGCCGCGCCATCATGACGCTCGATCCGCCCGAACCGAAGCGGCACTATGTGGTGGAGTGCTCCTCCTACCAGATCGACCTCGCGCCCTCGATCAACCCCACCGCCGGCATCCTGCTCAACCTGACGCCCGATCATCTCGACCGGCACGGCACGATGGCGCATTACGCCTCGATCAAGGAAAGGCTGGTCGCCGGCTCAGACACCGCGATCGTCGGCGTCGACGATTCCTGGGGCGCCCAGATCGCCGACCGGCTGGAGCGGGCAGGGCGGCAGGTCACCCGCATTTCCAAGCGCCTGCCTTTGACCGACGGCTATTTCGCCGACGGCACCAATCTGATGGAAGCCGTGCATGGCCGCTACAGCCGCGTCGCCTTCCTCGAGGGCATCGGCTCGCTGCGTGGCCAGCATAATGCGCAGAATGCGCTGGCCGCCGTCGTTGCCTGCCTCAAGGTCGGGCTCGAGCTCGGCGAAATCCAGGCAGGGCTCGAAAGCTTTCCCGGGCTGGCGCACCGCATGGAACAGGTCGGCCGCAAGGGCCATGTGCTGTTCGTCAACGATTCCAAGGCGACCAATGCCGACGCGGCTGCTCCCGCGCTGTCAAGCTTCCCCAGCCGCATCTACTGGATTGCCGGCGGCCTGCCCAAGGAAGGCGGCATCGAGCCGTTGCGCGGCTTCTTCCCGCGCATCGCCAAGGCCTATCTGATCGGCGAGGCGGCGCCCGCCTTCGCGGCGACGCTCGGCGAAGCCGTGCCCTACGAGATATCGGGAACGCTGGCGGCGGCGGTCGAGCATGCCGCCCATGACGCGGCGAGCGACGCCGGCGGCGAGGCCGTGGTGCTGCTTTCGCCGGCCTGCGCCAGTTTCGACCAGTTCAAGAATTTCGAAGTTCGCGGCGAAGCCTTCAGGCAAGCTGCGACTGCTATTGATGGTGTCAAACCCATCGGAGGGCCACTTTGA
- the ftsW gene encoding putative lipid II flippase FtsW, with the protein MQSRLDKSPVATWWWTIDRWFLAAFLSLMGLGIVLSFAASPAVAERIGLSSFHFATRQIIFTIPALAVMLAVSFLQARQIRRMSLVLICVMLVLMVAVLYVGVEVKGARRWVSLAGLSIQPSEFLKPAFVIICAWLFAEHKRQLDIPGNLFALLLLVLVVSLLVAQPDLGQTMLVTGTWGVMFFMAGLPWLWIIALGITGASGLFAAYTVFPHVALRINKFLTGEGDTFQVDMGREALINGSWFGVGPGEGTVKRIVPDAHTDFVFSVAGEEFGLIMCFFIMSIFAFIVLRGLSIALKEHDDFTRYAVGGLVTIFGLQSAINMCVNLQLMPAKGMTLPFISYGGSSQIAIAVSMGMVLALTRKRPEKRKQMGFVLAQRAIPAE; encoded by the coding sequence ATGCAAAGCCGTCTCGACAAAAGTCCTGTCGCCACCTGGTGGTGGACCATCGATCGCTGGTTCCTGGCGGCGTTCCTGTCGCTGATGGGACTGGGTATCGTGTTGTCCTTTGCCGCCAGCCCAGCGGTGGCCGAACGCATCGGCCTCAGCAGCTTTCACTTCGCCACCAGGCAGATCATCTTCACCATCCCGGCGCTCGCCGTGATGCTGGCGGTCTCCTTCCTGCAGGCGAGGCAGATAAGGCGCATGTCGCTGGTGCTGATCTGTGTCATGCTGGTGCTGATGGTGGCAGTGCTCTACGTCGGTGTCGAGGTGAAGGGCGCGCGGCGTTGGGTGTCGCTGGCCGGCCTGTCCATCCAGCCGTCCGAGTTCCTGAAGCCGGCCTTCGTCATCATCTGCGCCTGGCTGTTTGCCGAGCATAAGCGCCAGCTCGACATCCCCGGCAATCTGTTCGCCCTCCTGCTTCTGGTCCTCGTGGTTTCTCTTCTGGTCGCCCAGCCCGATCTTGGCCAGACCATGCTGGTCACCGGCACCTGGGGCGTTATGTTCTTCATGGCCGGCCTGCCGTGGCTGTGGATCATAGCCCTCGGCATCACCGGTGCGAGTGGCCTGTTCGCCGCTTATACGGTGTTCCCGCACGTTGCCTTGCGCATCAACAAGTTCCTGACCGGCGAGGGCGATACGTTTCAGGTCGATATGGGCCGCGAGGCGCTGATTAACGGCAGCTGGTTCGGCGTTGGGCCGGGTGAGGGAACCGTCAAGCGCATTGTTCCGGATGCTCATACCGACTTCGTGTTCTCGGTCGCGGGCGAGGAATTCGGCCTGATCATGTGCTTCTTCATCATGTCGATCTTCGCCTTCATCGTGCTGCGCGGCCTGAGCATCGCGCTCAAGGAGCATGACGATTTCACCCGCTACGCGGTGGGCGGTCTCGTCACCATCTTCGGCTTGCAGTCGGCAATCAACATGTGCGTCAACCTGCAGCTGATGCCCGCCAAGGGCATGACGCTGCCCTTCATCTCCTATGGCGGCTCCTCGCAGATCGCCATCGCCGTCTCGATGGGCATGGTGCTGGCATTGACGCGCAAGCGTCCGGAAAAGCGCAAGCAGATGGGCTTCGTCCTCGCGCAGCGCGCAATCCCGGCGGAATGA
- the murG gene encoding undecaprenyldiphospho-muramoylpentapeptide beta-N-acetylglucosaminyltransferase — protein sequence MAKGVILLAAGGTGGHLFPAEALAHELIERGWKVHLATDRRAERYSGQFPAADIHAVPSATLGSKNPVAVVSAFWKIWQGVREASRIIARIKPEAVVGFGGYPTLPPLYAATRRKVPTLIHEQNAVMGRANKALAGRVDAIAGGFLPEGASADGAKTVTTGNPVRPQVLEAAKTPYAASNEGEPFRLLVFGGSQGAQFFSDAVPAAVALLPQDLRKRLVITQQARAEDVARVKAAYAELGVDVQVSPFFTDMAARMAAAHLVMSRSGASTVSEIAVIGRPALLVPYPHALDHDQAANAAALAAAGGAELHPQSTLSAERIAQLIGGLMQDPDRLAAMAAAARSAGKPNAARLLADLTEAIASGKTVSDYRRTRA from the coding sequence ATGGCGAAGGGAGTCATCCTGCTTGCAGCCGGCGGAACGGGCGGACACCTGTTTCCGGCCGAGGCGCTCGCGCATGAGCTGATCGAACGCGGCTGGAAGGTGCATCTTGCCACCGACCGGCGCGCCGAGCGCTATTCCGGACAGTTTCCCGCCGCCGACATCCATGCGGTCCCGTCGGCGACGCTGGGCTCGAAAAATCCGGTCGCCGTGGTCTCGGCGTTCTGGAAGATCTGGCAGGGCGTGCGCGAAGCAAGCCGGATCATCGCCCGGATCAAGCCGGAGGCGGTCGTCGGCTTCGGCGGCTATCCGACGCTGCCGCCGCTCTATGCGGCGACAAGGCGCAAGGTGCCGACGCTGATCCACGAGCAGAACGCCGTCATGGGTCGTGCCAACAAGGCGCTTGCCGGCCGCGTCGACGCGATTGCCGGCGGCTTCCTGCCGGAAGGCGCGAGCGCCGACGGCGCAAAGACGGTGACCACCGGCAATCCGGTGAGGCCGCAGGTGCTCGAGGCAGCGAAGACGCCCTATGCGGCATCGAACGAAGGCGAGCCGTTCCGCCTGCTGGTGTTCGGCGGCAGCCAGGGCGCGCAGTTCTTTTCCGATGCGGTTCCGGCGGCGGTCGCGCTGTTGCCGCAAGACCTGCGCAAGCGCCTGGTGATCACGCAGCAGGCGCGCGCGGAGGATGTGGCGCGGGTGAAGGCGGCTTATGCCGAGCTCGGCGTCGACGTCCAGGTCTCGCCCTTCTTTACCGACATGGCGGCGCGCATGGCGGCGGCGCATCTGGTGATGTCGCGCTCCGGCGCCTCCACGGTTTCGGAGATCGCGGTCATCGGCCGGCCGGCGCTGCTGGTTCCTTATCCGCACGCGCTCGACCACGATCAGGCGGCGAATGCCGCGGCCCTTGCCGCAGCCGGCGGCGCCGAGCTCCATCCGCAGTCGACGCTGTCGGCCGAACGGATTGCGCAGCTGATCGGCGGGCTGATGCAGGACCCGGACCGGCTGGCGGCCATGGCCGCCGCAGCCCGTTCGGCCGGGAAACCGAACGCGGCGCGGTTGCTCGCCGATCTGACAGAGGCTATTGCGTCCGGCAAAACGGTTTCGGACTATAGGAGGACGCGCGCATGA
- the murC gene encoding UDP-N-acetylmuramate--L-alanine ligase, whose translation MKMPQTIGLVHFIGIGGIGMSGIAEVLHNLGYKVQGSDQADGANVQRLRDKGIECFVGHKAENLGDAEVVVVSTAIKKSNPELRAAREKLLPIVRRAEMLAELMRFRQAVAIGGTHGKTTTTSMVATLLEAGGLDPTVINGGIINAYGTNARMGDGEWMVVEADESDGTFLKLPADIAVVTNIDPEHLDHYGSFDKVREAFRQFVENVPFYGFGVMCTDHPEVQALVGRIEDRRVITYGENAQADVRFTNHRMLGAISEFDVLIRDRKGRGTATITGLRLPMPGKHNVSNATAAIAVAHELGLSDDAIKKGLSSFAGVKRRFTHTGSWNGVEVFDDYGHHPVEIAAVLKAARSATKGRVIAIAQPHRFTRLHDLFNEFSVCFNDADTVMVAPVYAAGEEPIEGVTSDALVARIRSGGHRDARYIDGPAAIAPAIRELAKPGDFVVFLGAGNITQWAYALPKELGGTPS comes from the coding sequence ATGAAGATGCCGCAGACGATCGGCCTTGTGCATTTCATCGGCATCGGCGGCATCGGCATGAGTGGCATCGCCGAGGTGCTGCACAATCTCGGCTATAAGGTGCAGGGTTCCGACCAGGCCGACGGCGCCAATGTGCAGCGGTTGCGCGACAAGGGCATCGAATGCTTCGTCGGCCACAAGGCCGAGAATCTCGGCGATGCCGAAGTCGTCGTCGTTTCGACCGCGATCAAGAAATCCAACCCGGAACTGAGGGCTGCGCGGGAGAAGTTGCTTCCGATCGTGCGCCGGGCCGAGATGCTGGCCGAATTGATGCGCTTTCGCCAGGCGGTCGCCATCGGCGGCACGCATGGCAAGACGACGACCACCTCGATGGTGGCGACGCTGCTCGAGGCCGGCGGGCTCGATCCGACCGTCATCAACGGCGGCATCATCAACGCCTACGGCACCAATGCGCGCATGGGCGACGGCGAGTGGATGGTGGTCGAGGCGGATGAGAGCGACGGCACCTTCCTGAAACTGCCGGCCGACATCGCCGTCGTCACCAATATCGATCCTGAGCATCTCGACCATTATGGCAGCTTCGACAAGGTGCGCGAGGCCTTCCGCCAGTTCGTCGAGAACGTGCCGTTCTACGGCTTCGGCGTGATGTGCACCGATCATCCGGAGGTGCAGGCGCTGGTCGGCCGCATCGAGGACCGCCGCGTCATCACCTATGGCGAGAACGCGCAGGCCGATGTTCGCTTCACCAACCATCGCATGCTGGGCGCGATCTCGGAGTTCGACGTCTTGATCCGCGACCGCAAGGGGCGCGGCACCGCGACGATAACCGGCCTGCGCCTGCCTATGCCCGGCAAGCACAACGTCTCCAACGCGACGGCGGCGATCGCGGTCGCGCACGAGCTCGGCCTGTCGGATGACGCGATCAAGAAAGGTCTGTCGTCCTTCGCCGGCGTCAAGCGGCGCTTCACACACACCGGCTCGTGGAACGGTGTCGAGGTGTTCGACGATTACGGCCATCATCCGGTGGAGATCGCGGCAGTGCTGAAGGCTGCGCGCAGCGCCACCAAAGGGCGCGTGATTGCCATCGCGCAACCGCATCGCTTCACCAGGCTGCACGATCTGTTCAACGAATTCTCCGTCTGCTTCAACGACGCGGATACGGTGATGGTCGCGCCGGTCTATGCGGCAGGCGAGGAGCCTATCGAAGGCGTGACCTCGGATGCGCTGGTTGCGCGCATCCGTTCTGGCGGCCATCGCGACGCGCGCTATATCGATGGCCCGGCGGCGATCGCCCCAGCCATTCGCGAGCTCGCCAAGCCCGGCGATTTCGTCGTCTTCCTCGGCGCCGGCAACATAACGCAATGGGCTTACGCGCTGCCCAAGGAACTTGGCGGGACGCCCTCATGA
- the murB gene encoding UDP-N-acetylmuramate dehydrogenase codes for MMRGQDLIDKLGDKLSGLRGRITPNAEMDKITWFRAGGLAEALFQPADEEDLAAFLRAVPEEVPVMVVGVGSNLLVRDGGIPGFVVRLSAKGFGEAEATGPTTIKAGAATPDKRVAAVACEAGIGGFHFYHGIPGAIGGALRMNAGANGVETRERVVEVTALDRKGNLHTLSNADMGYAYRHSSAPAGLIFTSAIFEGFPEDKAAIKAAMDAVQNHRDTVQPIREKTGGSTFKNPEGTSAWKEIDKAGCRGLMIGGAQMSPMHCNFMINTGTATGYDLEYLGETVRARVLENSGIRLHWEIKRLGNFRPGHEVQEFLGQLL; via the coding sequence ATGATGCGCGGCCAGGATCTCATCGACAAGCTCGGCGACAAGCTTTCGGGCCTGCGCGGCCGCATCACGCCGAACGCCGAGATGGACAAGATCACCTGGTTCCGCGCCGGCGGCCTGGCGGAGGCGCTGTTCCAGCCGGCCGACGAGGAAGATCTCGCCGCCTTCCTGCGCGCCGTGCCGGAAGAGGTGCCGGTCATGGTGGTCGGCGTCGGCTCGAATCTCCTGGTGCGCGACGGCGGCATTCCCGGTTTCGTCGTCAGGCTCTCGGCCAAGGGCTTTGGCGAGGCCGAGGCCACCGGACCGACCACGATCAAGGCGGGTGCTGCAACCCCTGACAAGCGTGTCGCCGCCGTGGCGTGTGAAGCCGGCATCGGCGGCTTCCATTTCTACCATGGCATCCCCGGCGCCATTGGCGGCGCGCTCAGGATGAATGCGGGCGCCAACGGTGTGGAGACGCGGGAGCGCGTGGTGGAGGTGACGGCGCTGGATCGCAAGGGCAATCTCCACACGCTCAGCAATGCCGATATGGGTTATGCCTACCGCCACTCGTCCGCGCCCGCCGGACTGATCTTCACCTCAGCCATCTTCGAAGGGTTTCCGGAAGACAAGGCGGCGATCAAGGCGGCGATGGATGCCGTGCAGAACCATCGCGATACGGTGCAGCCGATCCGCGAGAAAACCGGCGGCTCTACCTTCAAGAATCCGGAAGGCACCTCGGCCTGGAAGGAGATCGACAAGGCCGGCTGCCGCGGGCTGATGATCGGCGGCGCGCAGATGTCGCCGATGCATTGCAACTTCATGATCAACACCGGCACCGCGACCGGCTATGACCTCGAATATCTTGGCGAGACGGTGCGCGCGCGCGTGCTCGAGAATTCCGGCATCCGGCTGCACTGGGAGATCAAGCGCCTCGGCAATTTCCGGCCCGGTCATGAGGTGCAGGAGTTTCTCGGGCAACTCCTTTGA
- a CDS encoding D-alanine--D-alanine ligase, which translates to MKKKHVAVLLGGFSSERPVSLSSGKACADALETEGYQVTRVDVSRDVGSVLAELKPDVAFNALHGPFGEDGTIQGILEYLAIPYTHSGVLASALAMNKEQAKKVAKAAGIPVAESKVVNRFAVKDAHPMKPPYVVKPVNEGSSFGVVIVHEGQSHPPQVIGSTEWQYGETVMVERYIHGRELTCAVMGDVALGVCEIIPTGHSFYDYDSKYVPGGSKHEIPAKISPNIYQKIQTLALKAHLAIGCRGVSRSDFRYDDRHSENGEVVWLEVNTQPGMTPTSLVPEIAAQAGHSFGDLLSWMVEDASCLR; encoded by the coding sequence ATGAAGAAGAAGCATGTGGCTGTTCTCCTCGGTGGATTCTCCTCGGAGCGGCCCGTGTCTCTGTCCTCGGGGAAGGCGTGTGCTGATGCGCTCGAGACTGAAGGCTATCAGGTCACCCGCGTCGATGTTTCGCGCGATGTTGGATCGGTGCTTGCCGAGCTCAAGCCCGACGTCGCCTTCAACGCGCTGCATGGCCCGTTCGGCGAGGACGGCACCATCCAGGGAATTCTCGAATATCTCGCAATTCCCTACACTCATTCGGGCGTGCTCGCTTCGGCGCTGGCCATGAACAAGGAGCAGGCCAAGAAGGTTGCCAAGGCGGCCGGCATTCCGGTCGCGGAATCCAAGGTGGTCAATCGCTTCGCCGTCAAGGATGCGCATCCGATGAAGCCGCCTTACGTGGTCAAGCCGGTCAATGAGGGATCGAGCTTCGGCGTCGTCATCGTGCATGAAGGGCAGTCGCATCCGCCGCAGGTGATCGGCTCGACCGAGTGGCAATATGGCGAGACCGTCATGGTCGAGCGCTACATCCATGGGCGCGAATTGACCTGCGCGGTGATGGGCGACGTGGCGCTCGGCGTCTGCGAGATCATTCCGACCGGGCATTCCTTCTACGACTACGACTCAAAATACGTGCCGGGCGGATCAAAACACGAAATCCCTGCTAAAATTTCACCGAATATTTACCAAAAAATACAGACACTGGCCCTCAAGGCTCATCTTGCCATTGGTTGCCGGGGCGTCTCCCGATCGGATTTCCGTTACGACGACCGTCACTCCGAAAACGGCGAGGTTGTCTGGCTCGAGGTCAACACTCAGCCGGGCATGACGCCGACGTCTCTGGTGCCCGAAATCGCCGCGCAAGCGGGACACTCGTTCGGCGATTTGTTGAGTTGGATGGTGGAGGACGCTTCGTGTCTGCGTTGA
- a CDS encoding cell division protein FtsQ/DivIB, which translates to MSALRWGQGNGGNAAGPALFGVPLSFDRFVLPRQLRRPVRVLARLCGGEYEAPRFSAAILSAALIASSSAYGAFLGGYSDSVVQGITARTGFAVDQIKVVGNRQTSEIDVLDRLGLDGWTSLIGFDAEAARERIATLPWVEGAAVRKIYPHTLEVRIEEREPFALWQQGTSVSVIERSGEVIAPFSGGKQALLPLIIGSGAPAMAPAFLDKIKRYPELAARVKGYIRVGERRWDMRLENGITIKLPEDDEDRAIAELVKIDHDNGLLTRDIAAVDMRLPDRLVVELSPEAATQREAALSDKPKNPAKRKTGTKI; encoded by the coding sequence GTGTCTGCGTTGAGGTGGGGACAGGGTAATGGCGGCAACGCGGCTGGTCCCGCGCTGTTCGGCGTGCCGCTGTCATTCGACCGTTTCGTCTTGCCGCGCCAGCTTCGCCGGCCGGTGCGCGTGCTGGCGCGCCTGTGCGGCGGCGAGTATGAGGCGCCGCGCTTTTCGGCGGCGATCCTTTCCGCCGCGCTCATCGCGTCGAGCAGCGCCTATGGCGCTTTTCTTGGCGGCTACTCCGACAGCGTCGTGCAGGGCATCACTGCCCGCACCGGCTTTGCCGTCGACCAGATCAAGGTGGTCGGCAATCGTCAGACGTCCGAGATCGACGTGCTCGACCGGCTCGGCCTCGACGGCTGGACATCGCTGATCGGCTTCGATGCCGAGGCCGCGCGCGAGCGCATCGCGACGCTGCCTTGGGTCGAGGGCGCGGCGGTCCGCAAGATCTACCCTCATACGCTGGAAGTGCGCATCGAGGAGCGCGAGCCCTTTGCGCTCTGGCAGCAGGGTACATCGGTTTCGGTGATCGAGCGGTCCGGCGAGGTGATCGCGCCGTTCTCGGGCGGCAAGCAGGCGCTGCTGCCGCTGATCATCGGTAGCGGCGCGCCGGCCATGGCGCCGGCCTTCCTCGACAAGATCAAGCGCTATCCCGAGCTTGCGGCGCGGGTCAAAGGTTATATCCGTGTCGGCGAGCGCCGCTGGGACATGAGGCTTGAGAACGGCATCACGATCAAGCTGCCGGAAGACGACGAGGACCGGGCGATCGCCGAACTCGTCAAGATCGACCACGACAACGGGCTTTTGACGCGCGACATCGCCGCCGTCGACATGCGGCTCCCCGACCGGCTGGTCGTGGAGCTTTCGCCGGAGGCGGCCACGCAGCGCGAAGCCGCGCTCAGCGACAAGCCGAAGAACCCGGCCAAGCGCAAGACGGGGACGAAGATATGA